The Citrus sinensis cultivar Valencia sweet orange chromosome 4, DVS_A1.0, whole genome shotgun sequence DNA segment AGACTAAATAGTCCGTCTTTATTTGCAATTATAATCAAGGTAAAGGGGAATCCGATAATTTACCGAAATCACAAAatagtttatatttataaaacaaatcatatcAAATCAGATTACCTTTGCGCTGGCCTGGGCATATATAAAGCGTTGCCCACCACCTTCGCACACTTTAAACCAAGCGCAAGCGGCAGCAAACGCAAACGCTAACACAAACACGAGCCGCATCTTTGCGAAGCCAGATTTGtaactttttataatatattctccCACCACTCGCAGcttgcaattttttattttaatttttctttttatatataaaaggcAAAGAGGGACGGAGATTCTGTTTGTGTGGCGCCTCTTGACTCCCGAGAGTTGCCTCGGCAGTCAGTTTTCATTAGAAGTGAAGTGATTGTTGGGTTTTCGGGGGTTTGAAAGCAGAAagaataatcaataataatatctgTTATGGCGGAAACTGGGTCTGCTGCTGCCACTGATTTGCCGTTGAAGAGGCCGAGAGATGACGGAGAGAAGGAGgctaataacaacaataacgGGAGTGTGTTGATGGAGATGGACTCTAACAAACAGCCTGATTGTATCTCCTCTGTTATTCCTGGCTGGTTCTCTGAAATCAGCCCAATGTGGCCcggtttgtttttcttttctttttctctttatagGCTGTATGTTCATGCTTTTTTATCTGATTAAAATCATTGGTATGTTTAATATCATACGGTCAGGGGCGAAAGCTGACAATTTTGGTTACAGGGCCGGAGTGAATAATGTATATATAGTttagagatattttttttaatttctattataatttaggAGATatcatgtatatttttaaaaattttgaaaatttttttgccTGCTTCTTTTCATTTGGGAATTTTATCTGTTGATTCTTACAAGAATTTTAAGCTGCTTGGTAGAGCTGAATACCTTAAAGTATATAGAAGACTTTGTTGTCCTTTGATGCACTTGTTGTTAAACTTGCTAAACCTTTGGATGTTTAGTGAGAACAGGGTGCCGAATCCATCTGTATGGTGTTCTCTTTAGTCTTTTATGTCAGCATGGCTTTAAATATTGGAGTCTAGTTTGTTATAATATCTACAGGAAAACAGAAGTattgcaattgtttttgtctCTTTAATTCTTGTGTGTAGGTTTGCCATTGCCAGattcttttttcattcttattaTCATATTAATTCTCAGAAAATCTTATATGCGaggtattttttattatgcaggTGAGGCACATTCATTGAAGGTTGAGAAAATCTTGTTTCAAGGGAAGTCTGATTACCAGAATGTCATGGTCTTTCAGGTATTCATGCGCCCTTTTGGTTCCTTTCACATTCGTCATCctgtcttcttctttttctttttttttaaactcttaTACTTAAATTGTTCTCTGCTTTGTCATCTTGCAGTCTTCAACATATGGGAAGGTTCTTATTTTGGATGGGGTGATTCAGCTTACTGAGAGGGATGAATGTGCATATCAAGAAATGATCACTCACCTTCCACTTTGTTCAATTCCAAACCCGAAGAAGGTCTTTATGTCCTACTAATTAgtaatgattcatttaaatatgagacaCCATTGTGGAAGTCACTACTTTCTCTCTAAATTATCAGAGTCATTTACAGTGTCATAATTTTCTCTCAGTCATGTTGTGATTGCTCTCAAGGCAtacaatttcttcaattttgaaGTCCCCTATGGTAGAACCAACGTAGCATGtgatgtaatttatttttcagtttttgctGCCAAAGTATGCGCATTTGTTTCAATCTTCACcacattgttattttcttcaGGTTCTGGTAATTGGTGGAGGAGATGGTGGGGTCTTGCGGGAAGTATCTCGTCATTCTTCTGTTGAGAAGATTGATATCTgtgaaattgataaaatggTAGTTGATGTAAGCAGCTATAAACTTACACCTTTTGATTCTTTCTTGGCATTGTTGACTAGAAAactgaatgatttttttttccccttttggAATGAAATGCATTCACTTGTTAAAGATTGTGCAAGTCTATTATGCTTAACTGTTTCTTATATTAAAACAGCTTCCTTATGTAATATATGACTTCTGTTTGTTTTCCAGGTCTCTAAACAATTTTTCCCTGATGTAGCTGTTGGGTTTGAGGATCCTCGTGTGACACTTCATATTGGTGATGGTATGATCAGCTTCTTTTTATATACTCcttatttctcatttttcctGTGAAGCGATTGATAGGTGGGTCTTATCTTAATATTGCAGGAGTTGCGTTCTTGAAGGCTGTTCCTGAAGGAACATATGATGCAGTTATAGTGGACTCTTCTGATCCAATTGGTAATCACTCTGCAACTGATAATATCCTTGTAGTTTTTAACAGAAACATATCTAAAATACATTGACTGAAAAATGGAAAGAGACTAGTTTGTTTTGAACTAATTAGGAGTATTGTGTTTGTTCAAACAGGTCCTGCACAAGAGCTCTTTGAGAAGCCCTTTTTTGAGTCGGTTGCTAAAGCTCTTCGTCCAGGGGGTGTAGTGAGTACTCAGGCAGAAAGCATCTGGCTTCACATGCACATTATAGAGGACATTGTTGCAAACTGCCGCCAGATCTTCAAAGGCTCTGTCAATTATGCATGGACTACAGTCCCTACATATCCAAGGTATATACtatttaattcttatcttTCCTGATCTGAcaattcttctcttcttccttcGATTATGTATGTTAGTATGAAAGCATAACAAGGCTCTGTACGAGCATTTACTGTGACTGGCATACTCATCAAAGACCCCTTTTTACAAACCAGAACTTTCCTCGCCTCTTGTTCGGCTGTTAACAGTGATTTAAGCCCTTCAATGCCCTCACTTCATGGGCACCCCTTTCCGATAAGAATCAAGTGGTGTATGTTTCTCCATTCTATGCCAGGTTGCTGATGGTGGTTATTtgatcttattttatttttccccaGCGGGGTGATTGGTTTCATGCTTTGCTCAACTGAGGGGCCTCCTGTTGATTTCAAGCATCCAGTGAATCCTATAGATGCTGATGATAGTCACTGTAATTCATCAAAAGGACCCCTGAAATTTTACAACTCAGAGGTATGATTCTACTCCACCTTCCTCTTCCccgttcttttcttttctttttttggtttttcccCTCCCTTTTGCACAGGGCAATGCATTTGATTTTTCTAGTTCAcgtttctgatgcacttttttttctttttcctgtcTATATATAAATTCTAGATCCACACAGCAGCATTCTGTTTGCCAACGTTTGCAAAGAAGGTCATTGAATCAAAAAATGAGAAGATTTGAAAGAGTCACGATGTTGTAGACCATCCAGCAGCTTCTGTCCTCTTACAAATGGTCCATTTAGccattaaaaattgaataaattatttttagttccTGTTCTGAGTACATCTTGTCAGCAGAGTTTGTCTTGTTGATGGATTATATGATTAATGTTAGCGAGTAGTGACCTTTCAATTCATATATGctgaaattgtttcttttatgcATTTATTAAAGTGTTTCTTTCAATGGAGAAGAACTCTTAAGAGATGAAGAGGTATTAGAAAAAGGAGACAAAGTTGaatcaatttattaacaaaatccTGGTATAAAGACATTTTGGCATTGGCTACCAAATTATAGCAGTTGAAGTAGTGAGTAAGCTAAGCTTTGCTAGAAGCAAACTTTCATGGTAAATCAAGGACAGCGGAGGGAGTGGGATCataatgatgaagaagatggGAGTTGGTATTCTTGCAAGGGATGCGTAGCGGCTTCTTTAATCATACCAAAGGCCTCCAGCTTTGGCTTCTTCATTGTGTCCGTGCTTTCTTTATCGGTAACTTTTCATTTCGAAGATGGAAAGCTCAAATACCCCCCATCAAACGCATGAAATGTCTGGCGTGTGCTTGACATGAAGacctgttttttttttttaataattttgatcaaaCTGATTAACAAATAAGACTTATGAAAATCGTGTGCAACATGGAGGCAATCATTAAGAGCTTTAAGAGTCGTCTTGACGTAGATTCACCCACTCTGCCGTGGTTTATAGTTTATACCACATAACATTGTTTAAACATACAAATTATCTACCATGCACGCACCCATATTTGCAACTGATACCTCTTTCCTTCTCAAAGTTTCCACACTTTTGTGCCGATGGGGTTTTTCATAGCAGTCTCCAAATGAATACATAAACACTACCcatttaactaattttatatagGTTATTCCAAATACAACAAAAACATGAGTGGTCAAGCGCATAAAAATTTCatgacaaaacaaaacattaaaaactACAAATATGCTCTCTCACTTTTTCTGACCCATTATGAACATTCCTCCACCGGGTTACAAGCCAAATTTGCAAATTAAAGCACCTTTTCTTTCTAGACCACTGGATTGAACTTTTACCACTACCCCGGAGGGGCTGGACCAATGTGGAATGAGATTGATCCAATAACAGATAAtagcttaaaaaaaagaatcaaagaaCAAATCAGAACAACAGATTTCGTGTAGGAACCTCATTACTAAAGTAAGAACATTGAATGGTATACACTTGACCTAGAGCTTTCTAAAGATATGAATGGACATTTACAAAATCCGTGGAAGAAACAGATAACggatcaaaaataaaatttaacgacagaaaaatcaatcaaacaaaTAGATGATGAATGGAATGCGCTCGGCGATTATCTTCAAGCAACCGCATTTGCTTATTCCATTTAGCATTCCCCATGAACACACTTGAAACCATGAATGAGTAAAGCCTAATCTATTCAAGAAACCGTGAATATTATTCTGTTACCACGAACAATTCATTACCTTGTCATTTATCAGATGGCCAAAATTTACCAACTAGCAGAAGAATAACATCGTGGTAGATCAGATGATTTGCCTTACCCAAAATCTGAACACCAGGTGCACCTTTCTAACCAGCTAGCAGAAGTAAAAGTCTTAAAGTTGATCGAAGACTTGCCGCCAAAGCACAAAAGAGGAGTGGTGAGCAAACATGTTTCTGGGAAAGTGGGAAGCTCAACAACTATTTGAAGCCGAACAAGCACATAAAGCAACAATAGTAGATGATGTAATACAGAAATGCAGGGATAGGGTGCGCAATAAACAGCTTCAGATGCTTGGCTGCAGAAGAACAAGTTTCTGAAGATAAACCATTTTCAACATGTGACTCAAATCTGAAGAATATGTAGGGGCGACGACCAGTAGATGATGTGGTGCAGAGAAGCAGATCAGAGATGAGAAAAAACCGTTTGCACTAAAGATGCAGAAATGTGGTGAAACGATGCCGTTTTAGCCGAAAATCACAcctcaaaacaaaacatgtAAAACTTTTAGAATATCTAATTCAAAGTGATCAACAACTGCAGTTAATAAGGCAACTTAAGAACATATAAACAAcaataagaagaaatttaaagtAGGAAAACAACCTCCAAGTATGAAGATAGACACAAAAAGGTGTCCATAGCACCCTTTTGACAGCCGAAACACTTTGCAGAAGCCATCCAAAACCAAGGTACTATCAAATCTCAAAGTCATGACATGAACATAACTAATATAAATCCTCTTTCGTCAACTGATCCTATAACGACTACAATACTGCCAACATGTGCTCCAATCCATTACGCATTTGCTTCAGTTGAGGTTACAGCCTTAGTCCCTGCAAAGACAAGCAGGAACTCAAAACAAGATTGCACATACATGTACAGAGGAAAGAATGTCAACAATAATGCTCATTTTGCCCTCAACTTGCACAAAGTGTTAGATATACTTATTTGGCAGGAATGATCAGGGGATAGTAAAAGGGAGATGGGTGGGTAAGGCTCGAGGGAGGGacagagaaacaaaaaatctACCAACCATAAGAGTTTTGTAACTGGAGTTACTCCTACTTCTGTTTCATAGAAGGTATAACTGAAGTAGGTAAATGTTATCTAGAAACCACATGATACCCAGGGCCTTGGCTAGTGTCTCAAAAACTCAAAGCATATAACTATCTCATGAATCTATCCTAACATCAATGCTAGGAACATCAACATACCCATTAGCATAAGGTGAACCACGACGAGAATGGCGATGTGGGGGCGACCTGCTGTAACTGCGACCACGTCGAGGTGATATGCTGCGGCGACGTGGAGGAGGAGATCGTCTTCCACGGGGGCTATAGCTCCTATCGAAAGACAAAACTGTAACTAAGCAACTTACATATTCAATCTCagataagaaaagaaaaaaaaaattctaaagaaaagaaaaagccaGACAActtgatttaaattaactGATTTCATGATATCTAAGAAAATATGATATCTAAGAAATCAACATGTTAATATGATATCTAAGAAATCAAAATGTTGATAAGGGTGTATTAAACTCACCTCCAAGCAATATTGATGATAGATATAATTGGATACAGTACAAAACTAAGaagatagaaaataaattactcGGGTAGAAAATAAGTGACATCACACAGATTTCCCTAAATTGATACCCATATCTTTGCAATTGCAAAGGAGAAGAGACTGATTCTACGTTAATAGAATTGCATGATTCATAAGTATATGACCCTTGTGCCATAGCAGAAGAAGACATAGCCCTTGAACCGCACCTGCGTCCATACCCATAACTTGGACTTCTACGTCGACGTGGGCTAGGGCTACGACGTCGTCCACTCCCCAAGCCACGTGAACCAATGCGCAAGCGACATTCACGAGCAAAGTGACCAGGCTCACCACACTCATAACACTTCAAGTCCTCACCTCCACCACGCCCACGCCCACCACGGCCTCCACCACCCTTAGAGTTATGAGAAAGCTCCACACGCCAGCCATTTTTCCCTGTAAAATGAACTCGCTTAACTCCATACTCGTAGAACGTGACAAGAGAAAAGCCTCGCCAtgcaaataaattgaattaacaAACTGCTGATTGAGAGATAACAGCAGTAAACAGGTATGGACTATCAGAACAGGGCAAAGAGCAAAGCCTAAAAAACCATGATTTTTACATTAGAGAGATAGCCTAAATGAggttaaattaaaacaacCTAATGTTGAAGCAGTAGTAAGGGGATCCGACATAGGAGGGGTAAAAAGAAAACTCGATACTAACCATCTAGTGCACGAATAGCATCTACAGCATCCCTGCGATCGTCAAACTCAACAAAGGCATACCCCGGGGGCCTTCGAGCAACCCAAACACTGCATCATGTGACATCAACATGAAGAATTGACCAAACACAGAAACAAAATTCCAAGAGACAAGAATGCTTGATAAAAGCTcgaaatttttattacaaaattgacCCGATAATCTATTTCTAAGAAGGGAAATAAAACGACAAATACCTGCGAAGCACGCCAAACATGCGAAATTCATCTTCAAGATCCCTTTCAGATACCCGAGGATCCAAATTCCCAACATAAACCCTAGACATTCTTGCAAGCGACCTTCAACCTAAATGAAACAAGAaagagtaaaagaaaaaataattaataattacaagcAGATCGTGGAAACAGAAAAGGTTAATTGAATTAGACGAGAACGAGAACCAATCGCAGAGCCTCGAAAACCCTAAGAAAAAGCGAAGATTTTCTAAGTACTCGCCTTGAGTGACCTGTGTATGACTTTTTCTGTACGATTTTTTTGGGAGATTTGAGAGCGTGAGcgtaaaaatatttaagagaGGGGCAATGCCGAGATCGGGCTTCAATTAAGGAGCTGGGCCTTCTTTAATAATGCGAGTTTAAGTTATTTTCTATTCAAAAGAAATGACACAATATTTTAAGGAATTATGACATTTGGACCCATTATTTTTGTGATGTTTTCAAATACGTACATACATGGTGTGTCCATTTGTATAAACACGtctcttattcttcttttttttttttttttccttttaaaaaagtCAAATTACAATATGCGTTAACATTACGCAGTAGTGATGTTTATGGCAGTTTATATGTATACAATTATATAACATAGCATGGGATTTATTAAGTACCaactcaaaaatttataagaaataaagGCAAAATCTACCTTACAcccataaatatttataaaagggAAATGACTTTGAATCTAACTCGTGCTGTGGTAGTAGTGTTTTAGCACACGGCCAATGATCAAAGTGATTCCGATCCTATTTAAGTGCCGAAACCCCCACATTCTACTACGAAAGCTAGCAATTTTCATCATGCAAACAATTGACGTGGGCACGAgattaatatattgaaattcagaactttttttaatttctttttcccttctGCAGTTTAAAAAGGAGTCGCCCGCGagtattgaaataattttatcagaTTCGCTTGAAAGTAGTTTTAACAAATATGTGTTGAATAGATATATTTCTTGATTGTTAGTAGGTTAGATATATTTTAGTATAGGAATGAAAGTACAAGTTTTGTcatattagaataaaaattggacctaaaaatattgttctatggccttttaattatttgtcaGCTAATAATGAagtcatataaaaaaattaataatctgaATTAGTCTTTTAAgtattataaatgtttttagatttttaattataatatcattatttaaaatgatattcaAGTATAATAAGAATTTGCAAGGTGGGCGTGAAATTATGGACACTTATTACCAATGCAATGATGTCTGAAACGGGCCAGAAAAAGATATGGGGTAGCACAGAATTTCTCGTGCACCCATTCGCCCATTGCATGATTGAATCTCTCGTCATCCAAAATCTTATTGACTTTGTCCTTTACGTCACCGTCTCAGAGTACTTGAAGCGGGGAAATGATTCGCATATAATCAATAATATCTCATCTGCAGGAAAAtagttgatatttttatttatttatttatataaaaattaaaataagttggGCAGTGAGCTCGGGAGTTATGGTTTCTAACTTTCTACTAATTAcatgattaaaagaaaataatgagaattagataaaaaaaaaaaaaaaggttgtcTGTCTCATTCTCATCCTATAACTGTAACCCCCGTCCTGCCGGTTTGATTGGTGATTTGATGTTGTCCTTGTTTCTTGCCAAGTCACAGTTCTGCAACGAAGCTCAGTTAAACAATcaagagagattttttttttttttttttttgtcattcttTTAACGCGAAGGTCCAGGATTGATGTTTGAGAATTTTTGAGGATTGAAGCTGAAAAACAAGTGcttgaaacaaacaaaaggtATTGAAGGGTCGGGGGAGAAATGGAGGAAGAAGATAAGATTGAAGAGAGTAGCGTGAGGTTGCTGACAAGTGTTGGTAGTGGCGGTGGCGGTGAGTCAAGATGGGTGGATGGAAGCGAGGTTGACTCAGAGTCGCCTCCGTGGTCTTTGTCTGAAGAAAACGGAGCGAGAGAAGGGTATGGGTCTATGAGAAGGAGGCTAGTGAAGAAGCCTAAATATGATTCTTTGGATGTTGAAGCAATGGAGATAGCTGGTGCATTTGGTGACCACTCTAAGGTCATTCACTTTTTCAATTATCAGTTCTttgtttaatgatttaatttcaCTGAAGGCTTCTTGTTTGTTAGAGTTGACATTTtctgccaaaaaaaaattatttttcattattcttgattttgtGTCTTATAAGTGTTGTTATTTAATTCTGATGGATTTTCTGAAACCGGAGCCAATTTTCATCTGGGATTTTGGAACCGAACTTTTAGTTCTTTAAAGAAGAACACGAGTTATTAGAATGTAAGGTTGAATTGGACTCCAACAATACTGGACAGAAAGTGCACCGATTTGACCAGCATCACCCTGCTTTCtgtttttttggaagttgacTATTTTCCTTAAGATGTTTATATTTGTGCATATTTGAGGTTTGAGAGTTCCCAAAACATGTGAGAGTGGTTGGTACTTGGTAGTGCGAATAAGAGTGCTCAATCCAGCTTGGTATGGCAGAACTTCTTGAGTTCTCAACTTTGTGTAAAGGGCatcaaattttagtaaatgCTTGATTGTTTTATAACTAAAACAGCAGCAGTGGCTTTGTTATGAAGCACCATTAGCAATCCGGATGTAGAGAGCAAACACTGTGTAGAGAGCAAACACTGCGTTCcaatcacaaaaattagaattttagagTTGTGTGGATTGATGCATGGATGAAGTAGTTTATGACATCTTCACTTAATTTCCACCCATGCCATAATTGACAATCTCTGTCAAGAATACACAACATACAGGCTGTTAAAAAGATGGAAAGCTTCTCGTGTATTCAATGCTCCTATGCGCGTGCATCTGTTGTTTTGCTAAGCCCAATAATGAAAGAATTTACATGTCAGATAAATGTACAATCTCAGCTCTTACTAAACTACTTTACTTTAATGAGTCAGGATGTTTCTGTTTGGCACACTCTTGCTTTAGCATTTCAAACTCTTGGTGTGGTGTATGGTGATATGGGAACAAGCCCTTTATATGTCTACAGCGATGTGTTCAGCAAAGTGCAAATTGAGACAGAAATTGATGTCTTGGGGGCTTTATCGCTGGTGATGTACACAATTACTCTTATTCCATTAGCCAAATATGTTTTCGTAGTGCTCAAAGCCAATGATAATGGAGAAGGTTAGAGTTTCCTACCATagtcatttttcttctatGCCTTAATATGCAATTAGtctatttgataattttgttaacTAGTCAGTAATTCTAATTTCAGGAGGAACATTTGCATTGTACTCACTGATTTCTAGGTATGCAAAGGTTAACATGCTGCCAAATCGTCAGCCAGCTGATGAACagatctcaagttttaggctTAAGCTGCCCACCCCAGAGTTGGAAAGGGCTTTACAATTAAAAGACATTTTGGAAAGAACATCATCATTGAAAACCCTTCTACTGCTGTTGGTTCTGATGGGAACTTCCCTGATCATAGGAGACGGGATTCTTACTCCAGCAATATCAGGTTCTGGTTTTCATTACATGATGcaaatatttctaatatactggaattgtaattttcaGCAATGTCAGGTTCTGGTTTCCATATCTTGTGGCTTACATGCTgcaaatatttctaaaatactggaattgtaattttcaggaatatctaaattttacttgatgcaatcatttttaaatttggtttAATTGTTATAATAGTTAGCATTCTTTACTGGATAAACTTATATAATGATTCTCCATTTGAAGCATAAGATCACTCAGGGTTTCAGGCTATAACCAATGTAGCTGCGAAGCTGCTCTGCAACTCAGTATTAAAGGAGATGGTTTGAACCAAGTTTTTTTGTAATTAGCATCACAGAAGaccttcaaaattttaagttacatCTAGCTATAATTAACCAGCATAATTCCAAGTATCTTAGCTGATATATAAGGAAGATGAAATCACAAAACTCAGCGAACTGCATACAAGAAGAAGTCACCTGAAATAGTGTGGAACATACCCATGGAAGAACCATCTTCTTTGTCacaataatgtttttttttttcattttatctttctttttcttgttgatGGAGGCTGTTACTATTCAATTACTCCCTagtttcaacaaaaaaaactatgtTGATCAATGGAAAGTTGTGTCCACTGTTGTTTCTCTTTAGAAGTCGGATTAGTAATAACGGCTTCCTGGAATTCCTTATGTACTGGAATTGAGATATGGGATATACACTGATTTCACATAAATTGCCTCAGATTTTGCTaacatgaaattatttttctccttGCAGTGATGTCTGCTGTGAGTGGTCTGCAGGGTGAAATACGTGGATTTGGTGAAAGTGggtatctttctttcttttgtgttCATCTAGggacacttttctttctttgatttCCTAGATTATGTAGGAAAGAGAACCAAAAAGCACTTAACCAGCCCAACTacccaaataaataaatgatagaaataaataaactgaaagCTGGTGTACAAGAATTTGGATGGGGCAATTATTGTAAGATTTCGGTGTAGGATGTCTTTGTGGTTGCATATAGGCCCGCTGCTTAGCTTCATTCAGCCAAATAACAACTTTTGGCAAGAATTCTCCTCAAATCTACTGCATTGTATGCATGTTGCCCATCCATGTGTTTGTGGTTCAGTTCCTTAAGTTGAATTGCTGAATAATCTAGGTAGTCTTGCTTTCTAATCTCAGCTTGTACTCTGatagaataattttatgacAAGTATCCATTTGATGAATCTTTTGGCTATAAACTTCTAATATTTCAAACTCTAAACAAGGTGATGTTTAGTCAGATGGATTTATTTGCAGGTGCTCTTGTTATTGTTTCAATTATAATCCTTGTGGCATTGTTCAGCATACAGCGGTTTGGGACTGGTAAAGTGGGTTTCATGTTTGCTCCAGTACTTGCTTTGTGGTTCTTCTCATTGGGATCAATTGGACTTTACAACCTAGTTAAGTACGACATTTCTGTTGTAAGGGCGTTCAATCCAATTTACATTTATCTTTTCTTCAAGAAGAACGGCAAAGATGCATGGTCAGCTCTCGGTGGCTGTGTTCTGTGCATTACGGGTATGCTTCACCTTTAAAGCATGTATAATGCTGGTGAATCACCATATCTTCATGATATTTCTTGAATTAGCTTACCAGCCTGATGTGGATCCTCACATTTCTTAGATTAAGAAGTAAAGCAGTAGAACTTGATAGTGTTAAAATTTGCCAATCTTTTTGGCTGATCTTGTCAAGAACATTACCTTTTGGTTACCATTTTGAGTAGGCTAGACCACCTGTGACTTAACTTGGGTGTTACTGAAACACTAAGGCTGCAAATGTAATATGGGGGCGAAGCAATTCTGCTGTTGCATAAAATATACGgaagtttattttaaatctatgTTTTTTGACTGAGCCCaagtttattagtttattagcTTGAGGTTTTTCTTGTGAAAGCTTGACAAGGAAgtgtagaaattaaaaaaaataacaataatattttaatttcccgCATAATTGTAGAAA contains these protein-coding regions:
- the LOC102606665 gene encoding serine/arginine-rich splicing factor RSZ21 isoform X2 produces the protein MSRVYVGNLDPRVSERDLEDEFRMFGVLRSVWVARRPPGYAFVEFDDRRDAVDAIRALDGKNGWRVELSHNSKGGGGRGGRGRGGGEDLKCYECGEPGHFARECRLRIGSRGLGSGRRRSPSPRRRRSPSYGYGRRSYSPRGRRSPPPRRRSISPRRGRSYSRSPPHRHSRRGSPYANGD
- the LOC102606665 gene encoding serine/arginine-rich splicing factor RSZ21 isoform X3, with translation MSRVYVGNLDPRVSERDLEDEFRMFGVLRSVWVARRPPGYAFVEFDDRRDAVDAIRALDGKNGWRVELSHNSKGGGGRGGRGRGGGEDLKCYECGEPGHFARECRLRIGSRGLGSGRRRSPSPRRRRSPSYGSYSPRGRRSPPPRRRSISPRRGRSYSRSPPHRHSRRGSPYANGD
- the LOC102607262 gene encoding spermidine synthase 1; protein product: MAETGSAAATDLPLKRPRDDGEKEANNNNNGSVLMEMDSNKQPDCISSVIPGWFSEISPMWPGEAHSLKVEKILFQGKSDYQNVMVFQSSTYGKVLILDGVIQLTERDECAYQEMITHLPLCSIPNPKKVLVIGGGDGGVLREVSRHSSVEKIDICEIDKMVVDVSKQFFPDVAVGFEDPRVTLHIGDGVAFLKAVPEGTYDAVIVDSSDPIGPAQELFEKPFFESVAKALRPGGVVSTQAESIWLHMHIIEDIVANCRQIFKGSVNYAWTTVPTYPSGVIGFMLCSTEGPPVDFKHPVNPIDADDSHCNSSKGPLKFYNSEIHTAAFCLPTFAKKVIESKNEKI
- the LOC102606665 gene encoding serine/arginine-rich splicing factor RSZ21 isoform X1 encodes the protein MSRVYVGNLDPRVSERDLEDEFRMFGVLRSVWVARRPPGYAFVEFDDRRDAVDAIRALDGKNGWRVELSHNSKGGGGRGGRGRGGGEDLKCYECGEPGHFARECRLRIGSRGLGSGRRRSPSPRRRRSPSYGYGRRCGSRAMSSSAMAQGSYSPRGRRSPPPRRRSISPRRGRSYSRSPPHRHSRRGSPYANGD